From the Quercus lobata isolate SW786 chromosome 6, ValleyOak3.0 Primary Assembly, whole genome shotgun sequence genome, one window contains:
- the LOC115950521 gene encoding glycine-rich RNA-binding protein 2, mitochondrial-like has translation MAFCNKVGGLLRLSVSQNGQAPIASMLNSVRYMSSSKLFVGGLSYNTDEQSLKDAFTGFGDVIDAKVIVDRDTGRSRGFGFVNFTSDESASSALSAMDGQELNGRNIRVSFANDRPAGPRSYGGGGGGGGGGYRGDRGFGGGDAF, from the exons ATGGCATTTTGTAACAAAGTTGGGGGCCTCTTGAGGCTAAGCGTTTCCCAGAATGGACAGGCTCCTATTGCATCTATGCTTAATTCTGTTCGTTACATGTCATCAAGCAAGCTTTTTGTTGGAG GTCTTTCATACAACACTGATGAACAGTCTCTGAAGGATGCATTTACTGGCTTTGGTGATGTAATTGATG CCAAGGTTATTGTTGATAGAGACACTGGGAGGTCTAGAGGATTTGGGTTTGTTAACTTCACCAGTGATGAATCTGCCAGCTCGGCACTGTCTGCAATGGATGGCCAG GAGCTTAATGGGAGAAATATTCGTGTGAGTTTTGCAAATGACAGACCTGCTGGCCCTCGATcttatggtggtggtggtggtggtggtggtggtggttacCGTGGAGACAGAGGTTTTGGTGGTGGAGATGCCTTTTGA